One Thermoanaerobaculia bacterium DNA window includes the following coding sequences:
- a CDS encoding DUF4932 domain-containing protein, which translates to MNPLLLALALLAGPAAAARPQPLQPSQPPAPPALPVLLSGIDTLTIQDGEELSVGSWRLAPEADPDIYEARLLHGRPHAVVFRSDQGEIRFDVEVGKEYDFVVRWKGQDCRTRIVGTRFIPPAVFDEAYRAAHRGRVEVEIPEVYELVNVAIALSPTGIANKNLVFQNSEYYARLRARFDPYRDQPVIAALDAELARDEGRYFTLKMNAYSFEFDGAGKIVQSPVYDRTGFAGARANDLRPFLPGLQQFADASGFRSFFRENRALYEEQVAFFREQADLPAMLSWLNRNFPAGGGYDGYKVVFSPLVAYNQSATWLETPDYRELQAHVNFPYPQDLTRSGAENLSPAAALLFRGCIVFTELNHGFINPEADRHAARAAAAVSDRDFWVDAAKGKSYYPGLATFNEYMNWALVSLRLVDLAPPGELAGLIERIDRMMVESRGFRRFREFDTFLVALYRARKPNETVADLYPQILDWFERQPSASPGAPGEPAPATTSSSPPSPSRSRR; encoded by the coding sequence ATGAACCCCCTGCTTCTTGCTCTCGCCCTGCTAGCTGGGCCGGCTGCGGCGGCCCGGCCGCAGCCACTGCAGCCATCGCAGCCACCTGCACCACCGGCGCTCCCGGTCCTGCTCTCCGGCATCGACACGCTCACGATCCAGGATGGCGAGGAGCTCTCGGTCGGCTCCTGGCGACTGGCGCCGGAGGCCGACCCCGACATCTACGAAGCCAGACTGCTGCACGGCAGGCCGCACGCGGTGGTCTTTCGCTCCGATCAGGGCGAGATCCGCTTCGACGTCGAGGTGGGCAAGGAGTACGACTTCGTGGTCCGCTGGAAGGGGCAGGACTGTCGCACCCGGATCGTCGGCACCCGGTTCATCCCGCCGGCAGTCTTCGACGAGGCCTACCGCGCGGCCCACCGCGGCAGGGTGGAAGTGGAGATTCCCGAGGTCTATGAGCTGGTCAATGTCGCGATCGCTCTCTCGCCCACCGGCATCGCGAACAAGAACCTCGTCTTTCAGAACTCCGAGTACTACGCCCGGCTGCGCGCTCGATTCGACCCTTACCGCGACCAACCGGTGATCGCCGCGCTCGACGCCGAGCTGGCGCGCGACGAGGGCCGGTACTTCACGCTCAAGATGAACGCCTACAGCTTCGAGTTCGACGGCGCCGGGAAGATCGTCCAGAGCCCGGTCTACGACCGCACCGGATTTGCCGGCGCGCGCGCGAACGACCTGCGTCCCTTCCTGCCGGGGCTGCAGCAGTTCGCCGACGCCAGCGGATTCCGGAGCTTCTTCCGCGAAAACCGCGCGCTCTACGAGGAGCAGGTCGCCTTCTTCCGTGAGCAGGCCGACCTTCCGGCCATGCTCTCCTGGCTCAACCGGAACTTCCCCGCCGGCGGCGGCTACGACGGCTACAAGGTCGTCTTCTCGCCGCTCGTGGCCTACAACCAGTCGGCCACCTGGCTCGAAACACCGGACTACCGGGAGCTCCAGGCGCACGTCAACTTCCCGTATCCGCAGGACCTGACGCGCAGCGGCGCGGAGAACCTGTCGCCCGCTGCGGCGCTCCTCTTCCGCGGCTGCATCGTCTTCACCGAGCTCAACCACGGGTTCATCAATCCGGAGGCGGACCGCCACGCCGCCCGCGCTGCGGCGGCAGTCTCCGACCGCGACTTCTGGGTCGACGCCGCCAAGGGAAAGAGCTACTACCCCGGCCTCGCCACCTTCAACGAGTACATGAACTGGGCGCTGGTGAGCCTGCGTTTGGTCGACCTCGCCCCGCCCGGGGAGCTCGCCGGGTTGATCGAGCGCATCGACCGGATGATGGTCGAGAGCCGCGGCTTCCGCCGCTTCCGCGAGTTCGACACCTTTCTCGTCGCCCTCTACCGCGCCCGCAAGCCCAACGAGACCGTGGCCGACCTCTACCCGCAGATTCTCGACTGGTTCGAGCGCCAGCCGAGCGCCTCTCCTGGCGCTCCAGGAGAGCCGGCGCCCGCTACCACTTCCAGCTCGCCGCCGTCCCCGTCTCGAAGCCGTCGCTGA
- the rsmI gene encoding 16S rRNA (cytidine(1402)-2'-O)-methyltransferase produces the protein MTGRLLLVATPIGNLDDLSPRAVASFAAADLVACEDTRRTGLLLHNLGIKKPLVSLHEHNERARTSSILAALDAGQTVAVASDAGTPLLSDPGYVLTRAAIAAGHRVEAIPGASAPLTALLVSGLPPHPFTFAGFPPPKSGKRRAFFRRFANLGHTLILFESPHRIVASLADAAGELGDRPAALARELTKMNEEVVRGTLTEIHRNLAARDRILGEFVLVIGGGTGEPKDGDGDGDDAEPGAAT, from the coding sequence GTGACCGGCCGCCTCCTCCTCGTCGCGACCCCTATCGGGAATCTCGACGATCTCTCGCCGCGGGCCGTCGCGTCGTTTGCGGCGGCCGATCTCGTCGCCTGCGAAGATACGCGACGCACGGGCCTCCTTCTCCACAACCTGGGGATCAAGAAGCCCCTCGTTTCCCTGCACGAGCACAACGAGCGCGCCCGCACGAGCTCGATCCTCGCGGCGCTCGACGCCGGACAGACGGTCGCCGTCGCCTCGGACGCCGGCACGCCGCTGCTCTCCGATCCCGGCTACGTCCTCACCCGCGCCGCGATCGCCGCCGGCCACCGGGTGGAGGCCATTCCCGGCGCGTCGGCGCCGCTCACCGCGCTCCTGGTCTCCGGGCTGCCACCCCATCCGTTCACCTTCGCCGGCTTCCCGCCGCCGAAGAGCGGCAAACGGAGGGCGTTCTTCCGCCGGTTCGCCAATCTCGGGCACACCCTCATCCTCTTCGAGTCCCCGCATCGGATCGTGGCGAGCCTCGCCGACGCCGCCGGTGAGCTCGGCGACCGCCCGGCCGCGCTGGCACGCGAGCTGACGAAGATGAACGAAGAGGTCGTGCGCGGCACGCTGACGGAAATCCACCGGAACCTCGCCGCGCGCGACCGCATCCTCGGCGAATTCGTCCTGGTGATCGGCGGCGGAACTGGCGAGCCGAAGGACGGCGATGGCGACGGCGACGATGCCGAGCCCGGCGCCGCCACCTGA
- a CDS encoding potassium transporter TrkA — translation MSKPSLRERLAYAFDNSLARGPIVIIAYLALLSIALIVVLATLVWVTGVAPEAESGDKPGFVGIAWMALMRTLDSGTMGGDTGSWSFLLAMLAVTFGGIFVISTFIGTLTTAIEAKMDALRKGRSRVLESGHTVVLGWSPRVFSIISELVTANENQKRAAVVILGDRDKVEMEDEIRERIGDTRTTRVICRSGNPADMDDLAIVNLPESRSIILLPPVGPEADTQTIKALLAITNSPNRRPEPYHVVTEIRDPKNLAVATMAAHGEAELVLVPDLLARVTVQTSRQAGLSVVYQELLDFGGDEIYFKAEPTLAGKRFGEILGLYEDSSILGLCRAGGTIQLNPPMDAEVGAGDQVIAISEDDDTVRLSRSGPAAIDEAAIVFGEPRPPQAEKTLILGWNPMAPLLLRELEHYVAAGSEARVVGSFPESIEAARVACPPAERLRITLLEGDPTDRATLDRLDIPAYDHVVLISEDPDDDERTDARTLVTLLHLRDIRERSGSRFSIVSEMQDVRNRALAEITRADDFIIGDQLVSLLLTQISENKALNAVFTDLFDPEGAELYLKPAEDYVRLDREVSFATVVEAARRRGEIAIGFRQPPAPGTGGHGVATNPAKSHRVRFTARDSVIVLAEN, via the coding sequence ATGAGCAAACCCAGTCTGCGCGAGCGTCTCGCGTACGCGTTCGACAACTCGCTGGCGCGCGGACCGATCGTGATCATCGCCTACCTGGCGCTGCTCTCGATCGCCCTGATCGTCGTGCTCGCCACGCTGGTCTGGGTGACCGGAGTCGCGCCCGAAGCCGAGAGCGGGGACAAGCCCGGCTTCGTCGGTATCGCCTGGATGGCGCTCATGCGTACGCTCGACTCCGGCACCATGGGGGGGGACACCGGCAGCTGGTCGTTCCTGCTCGCCATGCTGGCGGTGACCTTCGGCGGCATCTTCGTCATCAGCACGTTCATCGGCACGCTGACGACCGCGATCGAGGCCAAGATGGACGCACTGCGCAAAGGCCGTTCGCGGGTGCTCGAGAGCGGGCATACGGTCGTCCTGGGCTGGTCGCCGCGCGTCTTCTCCATCATCTCCGAGCTGGTGACGGCGAACGAAAACCAGAAGCGCGCGGCGGTGGTGATTCTGGGCGACCGCGACAAGGTCGAAATGGAGGATGAGATCCGCGAGCGGATCGGCGACACCCGGACCACGCGGGTGATCTGCCGCTCCGGCAATCCGGCGGACATGGACGATCTCGCCATCGTCAACCTTCCGGAATCGCGCAGCATCATTCTGCTGCCGCCGGTCGGACCGGAGGCCGACACGCAGACCATCAAGGCGCTGCTCGCGATCACCAACAGCCCGAACCGGCGGCCGGAGCCGTACCACGTGGTGACCGAGATCCGCGATCCGAAGAATCTCGCCGTGGCCACCATGGCGGCGCACGGCGAGGCCGAGCTGGTGCTGGTTCCCGACCTTCTCGCCCGGGTCACCGTGCAGACCTCCCGCCAGGCGGGCCTTTCGGTGGTCTACCAGGAGCTGCTGGATTTCGGCGGCGACGAGATCTACTTCAAGGCCGAGCCGACGCTCGCCGGGAAGCGCTTCGGGGAGATTCTCGGGCTCTACGAGGACTCCTCGATCCTCGGCCTCTGCCGGGCGGGCGGCACGATCCAGTTGAACCCGCCGATGGACGCCGAGGTCGGCGCCGGCGACCAGGTGATCGCGATCTCCGAAGACGACGACACCGTCCGGCTGTCGCGCTCGGGACCTGCCGCGATCGATGAAGCGGCGATCGTCTTCGGCGAACCGCGCCCCCCGCAGGCCGAGAAGACGCTGATCCTGGGCTGGAACCCGATGGCGCCGCTCCTCCTGCGCGAGCTCGAGCACTACGTCGCGGCCGGTTCGGAGGCGCGCGTCGTCGGGAGCTTCCCCGAGAGCATCGAGGCCGCCCGCGTCGCCTGCCCGCCGGCCGAGAGGCTCCGCATCACCCTGCTCGAGGGCGACCCGACCGATCGCGCGACGCTCGACCGGCTGGATATCCCGGCCTACGACCACGTCGTCCTCATCTCCGAGGACCCCGACGACGACGAGCGCACCGATGCCCGGACCCTGGTGACCCTGCTGCACCTTCGCGACATCCGCGAGCGCAGCGGCAGCCGCTTCTCGATCGTCTCGGAGATGCAGGACGTCCGCAACCGGGCGCTCGCCGAGATCACCCGGGCCGACGACTTCATCATCGGCGACCAGTTGGTCAGCCTGCTGCTCACCCAGATTTCGGAGAACAAGGCGCTCAACGCGGTGTTCACCGACCTCTTCGACCCGGAGGGCGCCGAGCTCTACCTCAAGCCGGCCGAAGACTATGTCCGGCTCGATCGCGAGGTCAGCTTCGCTACCGTGGTCGAAGCGGCCCGGAGGCGGGGCGAGATCGCGATCGGCTTCCGGCAGCCGCCGGCGCCGGGCACCGGGGGTCACGGCGTCGCGACCAACCCGGCGAAGTCGCATCGCGTTCGCTTCACCGCACGCGATTCGGTTATCGTCCTGGCAGAAAATTAA
- a CDS encoding DUF1501 domain-containing protein: MYRPTRRGFMMGCSAAIANVAAARFTSLVFADPMIVGNHDTLIVLFLRGGMDGLSFVMPTGGPDRAHYETARPVLKVPAAGANAALPLGTMGGNQFGLHPAATGLHNLFQDGKVAFVHAAGLDTSSRSHFDNQAQMELGTPGDGGTTDGWLTRHFLTCPGLPADTPMVQRIAVSSTIQSAWLADTNVVAFANRDDFLFNTGPSAWRDAQKSSLRNILDLHSDVDPRYAQGLVSLDASGFIEQNIPTLSSYVPANGAVYPSGSFGDSLKLTAQLIKLDMGLRAATLDLGGWDTHNGQGTAADGQFFWEKIQELSQALAAFYTDLDGAGASAYAGRTTVAVMSEFGRRFRENNDSGTDHGHGGVITVMGGPVVGGLYGSWPGLANDQLYDAADLDITTDFRRVLSEIVVSRLENPNWQQVFPGYVGYSPLGLVRPILFNDGFESGNTASWNAAVP; the protein is encoded by the coding sequence ATGTACCGACCCACACGCCGCGGTTTCATGATGGGCTGCTCGGCCGCGATCGCCAACGTCGCCGCGGCCCGTTTCACCAGCCTGGTCTTCGCCGATCCGATGATCGTCGGCAACCACGACACCCTGATCGTGCTCTTCCTGCGCGGTGGCATGGACGGGCTCTCCTTCGTCATGCCGACCGGCGGACCCGATCGCGCCCACTACGAGACCGCCCGCCCCGTGTTGAAGGTCCCGGCGGCCGGAGCCAACGCGGCGCTCCCCCTCGGGACGATGGGCGGCAACCAGTTCGGGCTGCACCCGGCAGCGACCGGCCTGCACAATCTCTTCCAGGACGGCAAGGTCGCATTCGTCCACGCCGCCGGCCTCGACACCTCCAGCCGCAGCCACTTCGACAACCAGGCGCAGATGGAGCTCGGCACGCCGGGCGACGGCGGTACGACCGACGGCTGGCTCACCCGCCACTTCCTGACCTGCCCGGGGCTGCCGGCGGACACGCCCATGGTGCAACGGATCGCGGTCTCTTCGACCATCCAGAGCGCCTGGCTCGCCGACACCAACGTCGTTGCCTTCGCGAACCGCGACGACTTTCTCTTCAACACCGGCCCGTCGGCCTGGCGCGACGCCCAGAAGTCGTCGCTGCGCAATATCCTCGATCTGCACAGCGACGTGGACCCGCGCTACGCCCAGGGCCTGGTCTCGCTCGACGCCTCCGGCTTCATCGAGCAGAACATCCCGACGCTCTCCTCCTACGTACCGGCGAACGGCGCGGTCTACCCTTCCGGTTCTTTCGGCGATTCGCTGAAGCTCACCGCACAGCTCATCAAGCTCGACATGGGGCTGCGCGCGGCGACCCTCGACCTCGGCGGCTGGGACACCCACAACGGCCAGGGCACCGCCGCCGACGGACAGTTCTTCTGGGAGAAGATCCAGGAGCTCTCGCAGGCGCTCGCCGCCTTCTACACCGATCTCGACGGCGCCGGCGCGAGTGCCTACGCGGGTCGCACGACGGTCGCCGTGATGTCCGAGTTCGGCCGCCGATTCCGCGAGAACAACGATTCCGGGACCGACCACGGCCACGGCGGCGTGATCACCGTCATGGGTGGACCGGTCGTCGGCGGTCTCTATGGCAGCTGGCCGGGGCTCGCCAACGACCAGCTCTACGACGCCGCCGACCTCGACATCACCACGGATTTCCGCCGCGTGCTCTCCGAGATCGTCGTCAGCCGGCTCGAGAATCCCAACTGGCAGCAGGTCTTCCCCGGCTACGTCGGCTACTCGCCGCTGGGTCTCGTCCGGCCAATTCTGTTCAACGACGGCTTCGAGAGTGGCAACACGGCGTCCTGGAATGCCGCCGTTCCCTGA
- a CDS encoding NAD+ synthase gives MIRKDEVAGRIKLNESLAIAALADFLRDGVENAGSDGLVLGLSGGVDSALAAALAARAIGTDRVHAYYLPYRTSDPQSAVDAAAVAAKFGLALTTIDITPQVDAYFDRVDRDADRVRRGNKMARERMSILFDQSKKLGALVTGTSNKSEILLGYSTIFGDNASSLNPIGDLYKQQVWQLARALGVPEQVVAKRPSADLWPGQTSEGELGFEYAMADEVLYLMFDQGMTADEVVDRGYPEAVVARIVKLERANRFKRRLMLIARLSGSAINLDREIPRD, from the coding sequence ATGATCCGCAAGGACGAAGTCGCCGGCCGCATCAAGCTGAACGAGAGCCTCGCGATCGCGGCGCTCGCCGACTTCCTGCGCGACGGCGTCGAGAACGCGGGCAGCGACGGCCTGGTTCTCGGGCTCTCGGGAGGCGTCGACTCGGCGCTCGCCGCCGCTCTCGCCGCCCGCGCCATCGGCACCGACCGGGTGCACGCCTACTACCTTCCCTACCGCACCTCGGATCCGCAGTCGGCGGTGGACGCCGCGGCGGTCGCAGCGAAGTTCGGGCTCGCCCTGACGACGATCGACATCACGCCCCAGGTGGATGCCTATTTCGACCGGGTGGACCGCGACGCCGACCGCGTCCGGCGGGGCAACAAGATGGCGCGCGAGCGCATGTCGATCCTCTTCGACCAGTCGAAGAAGCTCGGCGCGCTGGTCACCGGCACCTCGAACAAGAGCGAGATCCTGCTCGGCTACTCGACCATCTTCGGCGACAATGCGAGCTCGCTCAACCCGATCGGCGACCTCTACAAGCAGCAGGTGTGGCAGCTCGCGCGGGCCCTGGGCGTGCCGGAACAGGTCGTCGCCAAGCGCCCGTCGGCCGACCTCTGGCCCGGGCAGACCTCCGAAGGCGAGCTCGGCTTCGAGTACGCGATGGCCGACGAAGTCCTCTACCTGATGTTCGACCAGGGTATGACCGCCGACGAAGTGGTCGACCGCGGCTACCCGGAGGCGGTGGTCGCGCGCATCGTCAAGCTCGAGCGCGCCAACCGATTCAAGCGCCGGCTGATGCTCATCGCCCGCCTCTCCGGCAGCGCCATCAACCTCGACCGCGAGATCCCGCGCGACTGA
- a CDS encoding DUF937 domain-containing protein — MSSLFDQLSQHVNADTVSKIATQIGATPSQTQAAVSAAMPMLLGALARNSATPQGADGILGALGRDHDGSLLDNLGGLLGGLDGRSGSGGGLGDIGGILSGMLGGGAPPAGQAGSGGGGGGMMDMGGAILGHVFGGKQGNVASTLGKSTGLESGQILQLLAMLAPIVMAVLGKQNKQSGGLDQGGLADILGGAFEQSAAKAPPSVTQGAGAGGIGDLLSSVLDANKDGSVMDDLMKQGGGILGSLLGGPKKG, encoded by the coding sequence ATGTCGTCACTCTTCGACCAGCTCTCGCAGCACGTCAACGCCGACACCGTCTCGAAGATCGCCACCCAGATCGGCGCCACGCCGAGCCAGACGCAGGCGGCGGTCTCGGCTGCGATGCCGATGCTGCTCGGCGCCCTGGCCCGGAACAGCGCTACGCCGCAAGGAGCGGACGGCATCCTCGGCGCGCTCGGGCGCGACCACGACGGCAGCCTCCTCGACAATCTCGGCGGCCTGCTCGGCGGCCTCGACGGTCGCAGCGGCTCCGGCGGCGGACTCGGGGACATCGGCGGCATTCTGAGCGGGATGCTCGGCGGCGGCGCCCCGCCCGCCGGTCAGGCCGGATCGGGCGGCGGAGGTGGCGGGATGATGGACATGGGCGGAGCGATCCTTGGCCACGTCTTCGGCGGCAAGCAGGGCAACGTCGCGAGCACGCTCGGCAAGTCGACGGGACTCGAGTCCGGCCAGATCCTGCAGCTCCTCGCCATGCTCGCGCCGATCGTCATGGCGGTCCTCGGCAAGCAGAACAAGCAGAGCGGCGGCCTCGACCAGGGCGGCCTCGCCGACATCCTCGGCGGCGCCTTTGAGCAGTCTGCCGCCAAAGCCCCTCCGAGCGTCACCCAGGGCGCGGGCGCAGGCGGCATCGGCGACCTCCTCTCCTCTGTCCTCGACGCGAACAAGGACGGGAGCGTCATGGACGACCTCATGAAGCAGGGCGGCGGCATCCTCGGCTCGCTCCTCGGGGGGCCGAAGAAGGGCTGA
- a CDS encoding DUF1800 domain-containing protein, with amino-acid sequence MPNANAFPRHRPRPSRRELLTSLPPLERPSSGKVRPARTRAPLVYPGLAIVALNRMGFGPRPGDVAAFNALGADDDARLAAYVAQQLNPDPVAANDTEYHQRRNGLAGYPNPGFTTLGKSLTQLWQDHQTGGTQRGRPVEETRLNTYLRMVYSKWQLREVLADFWLNHFNIYGFEMYTQETFVHYDRDVIRPSIFGNFRTMLEAVTRSTSMLYYLDNYTNTRNGPNENWARELFELMTLGAENYYGVGSQDQVPVWEGVVWPAGTASAGDAIPAGYVDNDVYETARAFTGWGVSSTLGTFLYSAGNHDIFQKAVLSFGQVNIQPNQADEKDGEDVLTMLAAHPGTGRYVARKLCRRLISDEPPQALVEAIGDLFTAQWQAPDQLKQVYEAILLSDEFKTTWGEKIKRPVEFSVSAMRAANANWNFGYSNQDPLTVESDTSSFLSRQSRTGQNLFARVPPDGYGDREELWSGTNTRLQCWRLGSWLIDQDIDGSSATDDFRLDILGQTYAAFPALPHQATSEELVDLWIGRVFRRDIEPEQRDELIDFTAQGNSPTLKLNLDASSSVRARLRALVGLMFMTPEFFLK; translated from the coding sequence GTGCCGAACGCCAACGCCTTCCCCCGCCATCGGCCCCGGCCCTCGCGCCGGGAGCTCCTCACCTCACTCCCCCCCCTCGAACGCCCGAGCTCCGGAAAGGTCCGACCGGCCCGGACGCGGGCACCGCTCGTCTATCCCGGCCTCGCGATCGTCGCCCTGAACCGCATGGGCTTCGGGCCGCGCCCGGGCGACGTCGCGGCCTTCAATGCTCTTGGCGCCGACGACGACGCCCGGCTCGCAGCCTATGTCGCGCAGCAGCTCAACCCCGACCCGGTCGCGGCCAACGACACCGAGTACCACCAGCGTCGCAACGGCCTCGCCGGCTATCCGAATCCCGGTTTCACCACTCTCGGCAAGTCGCTCACCCAACTCTGGCAGGACCACCAGACCGGCGGCACGCAGCGCGGCCGCCCGGTGGAGGAGACGCGCCTCAACACCTACCTGCGCATGGTCTACAGCAAGTGGCAGCTGCGCGAGGTGCTGGCCGACTTCTGGCTGAACCACTTCAACATCTACGGCTTCGAGATGTACACCCAGGAGACGTTCGTCCACTACGACCGCGACGTCATCCGCCCCAGCATCTTCGGCAACTTCCGCACCATGCTCGAGGCCGTGACGCGCAGCACCTCGATGCTCTACTACCTCGACAACTACACCAACACGCGGAACGGCCCGAACGAGAACTGGGCGCGCGAGCTCTTCGAGCTCATGACGCTGGGCGCCGAGAACTACTATGGCGTCGGTTCGCAGGACCAGGTCCCGGTGTGGGAGGGCGTCGTCTGGCCGGCCGGCACGGCAAGCGCCGGAGATGCGATTCCCGCCGGCTACGTCGACAACGACGTCTACGAGACGGCGCGCGCCTTCACCGGCTGGGGCGTCTCGAGCACGCTCGGTACCTTCCTCTATTCGGCGGGCAATCACGACATCTTCCAGAAGGCCGTGCTGTCGTTCGGCCAGGTCAACATCCAGCCGAACCAGGCCGACGAAAAGGACGGTGAAGACGTCCTCACCATGCTCGCCGCCCACCCCGGGACCGGCCGGTACGTGGCGCGCAAGCTCTGCCGCCGCCTGATCTCCGACGAGCCACCGCAGGCCCTCGTCGAGGCGATCGGCGACCTCTTCACGGCGCAGTGGCAGGCCCCCGATCAGTTGAAGCAGGTCTACGAAGCGATCCTGCTGTCGGACGAGTTCAAGACCACCTGGGGCGAGAAGATCAAGCGGCCGGTCGAGTTCTCGGTGAGCGCGATGCGCGCCGCCAACGCCAACTGGAATTTCGGCTATTCGAACCAGGACCCGCTCACCGTCGAGTCGGACACCTCGAGCTTCCTCTCACGCCAGAGCAGGACCGGACAGAACCTCTTCGCCCGCGTGCCGCCCGACGGCTACGGCGACCGCGAAGAGCTCTGGTCGGGGACCAACACACGCCTGCAGTGCTGGCGCCTCGGCAGCTGGCTCATCGACCAGGACATCGACGGGTCGAGCGCGACGGACGACTTCCGGCTCGACATCCTCGGCCAGACCTACGCCGCATTTCCCGCCCTGCCCCACCAGGCGACTTCGGAGGAACTGGTCGACCTCTGGATCGGCCGGGTTTTCCGGCGCGACATCGAGCCGGAACAGCGCGACGAGCTGATCGATTTCACGGCGCAGGGCAACAGCCCGACCCTGAAGCTGAACCTCGACGCCTCGTCTTCGGTGCGGGCGCGCCTGCGCGCCCTCGTCGGCCTCATGTTCATGACGCCCGAATTCTTTCTGAAGTAG
- a CDS encoding carbon-nitrogen hydrolase translates to MPERRSKIKVGLAQIDARLGDLEFNLAHHLEWIGQARAEGVELLLFPELSLTGYRLLHLTPRVAIHTASSPVIARLREAAPEMAVVVGCVEEDENGALYNSALLLAGGEITHVHRKLYLPTYGIFQEGRFFSEGRRLQMARLFGNPLGVLICEDFWHSDPAEKLARHGAKLIAIISASPGRIGPEAMPPSQEAWESLTRASALLNTSWIVYCGRVGWEEGTFYTGGSHIVRPGGELLARAPYLEEHLLTAEVDLREVDRLRWRLPILADERSDIEWVG, encoded by the coding sequence ATGCCCGAGAGACGATCGAAGATCAAGGTCGGCCTGGCGCAGATCGACGCCCGCCTGGGTGACCTCGAGTTCAATCTCGCCCACCACCTCGAGTGGATCGGCCAGGCGCGCGCCGAGGGCGTGGAGCTCCTGCTCTTCCCGGAGCTTTCCCTCACCGGCTACCGGCTCCTCCACCTGACGCCGCGAGTGGCCATCCATACGGCATCTTCGCCGGTCATCGCGCGCCTGCGCGAAGCGGCGCCCGAGATGGCGGTGGTCGTCGGTTGCGTCGAGGAGGACGAGAACGGGGCGCTCTACAACAGCGCTCTTCTCCTGGCCGGCGGCGAGATCACCCACGTCCACCGCAAGCTCTACCTGCCGACCTACGGCATCTTCCAGGAGGGCCGCTTTTTCTCCGAGGGACGCAGGCTCCAGATGGCCCGGCTCTTCGGCAATCCGCTGGGGGTGCTGATCTGCGAGGATTTCTGGCACTCCGATCCGGCCGAGAAGCTCGCGCGTCACGGCGCCAAACTGATCGCGATCATCTCCGCCTCTCCAGGGCGCATCGGACCCGAGGCGATGCCACCGTCCCAGGAAGCCTGGGAATCGCTGACCCGCGCCTCGGCCCTCCTCAACACCTCGTGGATCGTCTATTGCGGACGCGTCGGCTGGGAAGAGGGCACCTTCTACACCGGCGGCAGCCATATCGTCCGCCCCGGCGGCGAGCTCCTGGCACGCGCCCCCTACCTCGAGGAGCACCTGCTCACGGCCGAGGTCGATCTCCGCGAAGTCGACCGCCTGCGCTGGCGCCTGCCGATCCTGGCCGACGAACGCAGCGACATCGAGTGGGTCGGGTGA